In a single window of the Anguilla rostrata isolate EN2019 chromosome 4, ASM1855537v3, whole genome shotgun sequence genome:
- the LOC135252589 gene encoding E3 ubiquitin-protein ligase TRIM39-like has translation MSDTLSSSSSSSSTSSDFSGTCSIHGNAVVVYCKDCEVTVCGTCLTDRSHHKHEFDTLKSGFELQIEAVKKRVKSLKTSLMKQTAIKSQVAKAKNELEEMFAVAKENVAEQYREIRELMDQNMQQAFLLIQALNQSMIQDMDQLVRFGEEYEEKKKSVQQTVKQLQRTQDTDDATIIMKIEEVDAGIEEIEDYHRNFLDVITFDNRRLKALEDSISRIVQMNKDLLPRPWEFGENITFDDSRTHEHLRISGDKTMVQYGVSLYPNKRQKRKQKETVANVLASQSFTEGSHYWEVNVRNTGRWTVGVVDQGWLKKGFQQALGQDRLSWALQMDGDSLAALHNDDTIMIRESVIERLGVFLDFKKGRLQFFNVLSGTVLHTFASKFKNPLSPAFSIESQEGSTAVMRICALMPRDLERSYSREDRRMSSDSGIGRAMNVPIGAFVQSMGEVREDGQSITSTSDDPSQASDQSSDHDHASVIL, from the exons ATGTCTGATACACTGTCTTCATCTTCATCGTCATCTTCAACATCAAGTGATTTCTCCGGCACATGCAGCATTCATGGAAATGCTGTGGTCGTCTACTGCAAAGACTGCGAGGTGACGGTCTGTGGCACCTGCCTGACCGACCGCAGTCATCACAAGCATGAATTTGATACGCTGAAGAGCGGCTTTGAATTACAGATC GAGGCAGTAAAAAAACGAGTGAAAAGCCTTAAGACTAGCCTGATGAAGCAGACTGCTATCAAATCTCAGGTGGCTAAAGCGAAGAATGAACTTGAG GAGATGTTCGCCGtggcaaaagaaaatgtagcaGAGCAGTACCGGGAGATACGGGAACTGATGGATCAGAATATGCAGCAGGCGTTCCTGCTGATACAGGCCCTGAACCAGAGCATGATTCAGGACATGGATCAACTAGTTCGATTTGGGGAAGAATACGAGGAGAAGAAGAAATCCGTTCAGCAGACTGTGAAACAGCTCCAAAGAACGCAGGACACAGATGATGCTACCATAATCATG aAGATTGAGGAAGTGGATGCAGG AATTGAAGAAATAGAAGATTATCACAGAAACTTTTTGGATGTAATAACGTTTGACAACAGAAGACTGAAGGCTCTTGAAGATTCCATTTCAAGGATTGTGCAAATGAACAAGGATCTGCTGCCCCGGCCATGGGAAT TTGGAGAGAATATCACTTTTGATGATAGTAGAACTCATGAACACCTGAGGATTTCTGGAGACAAGACCATGGTGCAATACGGCGTATCGCTTTACCCcaacaaaaggcaaaaaaggaAGCAAAAAGAGACTGTGGCCAATGTTCTGGCTTCCCAGTCCTTTACTGAGGGGAGTCACTACTGGGAAGTGAATGTAAGGAACACAGGACGCTGGACTGTAGGTGTGGTAGATCAGGGCTGGTTGAAGAAGGGTTTCCAGCAGGCTCTGGGCCAAGACAGGCTGTCATGGGCTCTGCAGATGGATGGGGACTCGCTGGCAGCCCTGCACAATGATGACACCATCATGATTAGAGAGTCAGTGATAGAACGGCTGGGAGTCTTCCTTGACTTCAAAAAGGGTAGACTGCAGTTCTTTAATGTTCTCAGCGGAACTGTCCTGCACACGTTTGCGAGTAAGTTCAAGAATCCCCTTTCCCCTGCCTTCAGCATTGAATCTCAAGAAGGCAGCACAGCTGTGATGAGAATTTGTGCCCTCATGCCAAGGGATTTAGAGAGAAGTTATAGCAGGGAGGACCGGAGAATGTCATCAGATTCAGGCATTGGGAGAGCTATGAACGTCCCCATTGGTGCTTTTGTACAAAGCATGGGCGAGGTGAGAGAGGATGGTCAGTCCATTACATCTACAAGCGACGATCCCTCACAGGCCTCAGATCAGTCATCTGACCATGACCATGCCTCTGTCATACTCtga